A region of Halalkaliarchaeum desulfuricum DNA encodes the following proteins:
- a CDS encoding ZIP family metal transporter, which translates to MTDLTTVVVVTFVAGAATGVGALPVFFRTDVSHRTYDAALGLAAGVMVAASVFGLILPGMEEGSLAVVVAGVFAGGGFLLVANRLIPHFHAQYRGLVGEGGVDEEASLTPTIRRAMLVGAAITMHNAPEGLAIGVGYASGLEEVALVLAIVIAIQNVPDGFAFAAGVAAGAMLAVVFREMVPSSHGHGYADAATAAFLVGFAVIVVVDTVVVL; encoded by the coding sequence ATGACGGATCTCACAACGGTGGTCGTCGTGACGTTCGTCGCCGGCGCGGCGACGGGGGTGGGGGCCCTTCCGGTCTTCTTTCGGACTGACGTCAGCCATCGGACCTACGACGCCGCGCTGGGGCTCGCCGCCGGAGTCATGGTCGCCGCCAGCGTCTTCGGTCTCATTCTCCCCGGCATGGAGGAGGGATCACTGGCGGTCGTCGTCGCCGGGGTGTTCGCCGGGGGAGGGTTTCTGCTGGTCGCCAACCGATTGATCCCCCACTTTCACGCGCAGTACCGCGGGCTCGTCGGCGAGGGCGGTGTCGACGAGGAGGCGTCATTGACGCCGACGATCCGGCGGGCGATGCTCGTCGGCGCGGCGATCACGATGCACAACGCCCCGGAGGGACTGGCGATCGGTGTCGGCTACGCCTCCGGGCTCGAGGAGGTCGCCCTGGTGCTCGCGATCGTGATCGCGATCCAGAACGTCCCGGACGGGTTCGCCTTCGCTGCCGGGGTCGCCGCCGGCGCGATGCTCGCGGTGGTCTTCCGGGAGATGGTGCCGTCGAGCCACGGCCACGGCTATGCCGACGCCGCGACCGCCGCGTTCCTCGTCGGCTTCGCGGTGATCGTCGTCGTCGACACAGTGGTCGTATTGTGA
- a CDS encoding HD domain-containing protein, with translation MDLPPESGEGGGGREYNPEAEHDFPDEKLNRVLKAVESDPEIRTYLRAQNINPVDRMGYNDHGKKHVEIVRNRALRLYDLLKRGDVEFNGARDQGLEEADEAVIIALAATLHDIGHVVHRDEHVYYSIPLAADVLDRLLPDFYGPEEAVKVKSETLHAILCHHTAEEPLTREAGIIRVADGLDMERGRSRAPYEQGGRGINTLSSQAIQSVRLEEGETTPVYVEIEMTNAAGVYQVDNLLKAKLQGSLLEDLVRIIAINTKREDRLVERIEL, from the coding sequence ATGGATCTCCCGCCGGAGTCCGGCGAGGGTGGCGGCGGCCGAGAGTACAATCCCGAAGCGGAACACGACTTCCCGGACGAAAAGCTCAATCGTGTCCTGAAGGCGGTCGAGTCGGATCCGGAGATCCGAACGTACCTCCGGGCACAGAACATCAATCCGGTCGACCGGATGGGGTACAACGACCACGGGAAAAAGCACGTCGAGATCGTCCGCAACCGGGCGCTCAGGCTGTACGACCTGCTCAAACGTGGCGACGTGGAGTTCAACGGCGCCCGCGATCAGGGGCTCGAGGAGGCCGACGAGGCGGTGATCATCGCGCTGGCGGCGACACTGCACGACATCGGCCACGTGGTCCACCGGGACGAACACGTGTACTACTCGATTCCGCTCGCAGCCGACGTCCTCGATCGACTGTTGCCGGATTTTTACGGGCCCGAGGAGGCAGTCAAAGTGAAATCGGAGACGCTGCACGCGATCCTCTGTCACCACACTGCAGAAGAACCACTCACCCGGGAAGCCGGGATCATTCGGGTGGCGGATGGCCTCGACATGGAGCGCGGTCGCTCTCGGGCGCCCTACGAACAGGGTGGTCGCGGGATCAACACGCTCTCCTCGCAGGCCATCCAGTCGGTTCGGCTGGAAGAGGGCGAAACGACGCCCGTGTACGTCGAGATCGAAATGACGAACGCGGCGGGGGTCTATCAGGTCGACAATCTCCTGAAAGCGAAGCTGCAGGGCTCACTTCTGGAGGACCTCGTCCGTATCATCGCGATAAACACCAAGCGAGAGGACCGACTCGTCGAGCGGATCGAACTGTAG
- a CDS encoding DMT family transporter, with protein sequence MKRHTFGVLLIIVASAGFGTLAIFGKFAEAAGLNTTTLLAFRFTIAAGLLWIGLAVLGRARRLPPGQLKVAFALGVLYASFSALFFWALLYIPAGVAAIAFYTYPAYVYAISVSFLNEQLTRLKLIALVVAVVGVALIVGGDTVSIDPFGISLILLAALGYALYIAGSRAALGSIAPDLLAGVVLIATSISFAGFGLVSGRLFVPVGGQQWGIILGIAVVGTALPIFLYVTGLEHIEASQASILGTAEPLVTVILGVALLDEVVTPAVAVGGALVLLGVALIQTDAAGEVRTPQ encoded by the coding sequence GTGAAGCGACATACCTTCGGCGTTCTGCTGATAATCGTTGCCTCTGCGGGGTTCGGTACGCTCGCCATCTTCGGCAAGTTCGCGGAAGCGGCGGGACTCAACACGACGACGCTTCTGGCCTTTCGGTTCACGATCGCTGCAGGCCTGCTGTGGATCGGCCTGGCAGTTCTCGGTCGAGCGCGTCGGCTCCCTCCAGGTCAGTTGAAGGTCGCGTTCGCGCTGGGAGTGCTGTACGCCTCCTTTTCGGCGCTGTTCTTCTGGGCTCTCCTGTACATCCCGGCCGGCGTCGCGGCGATCGCCTTCTACACGTATCCGGCGTACGTGTACGCCATCTCGGTGAGCTTTTTGAACGAACAGCTCACCCGGCTGAAACTGATCGCGCTCGTCGTTGCAGTGGTCGGGGTCGCGCTGATCGTCGGCGGCGACACCGTCTCTATCGACCCGTTCGGGATCTCGCTGATACTGCTCGCCGCGCTGGGATACGCCCTCTACATCGCGGGAAGCCGCGCGGCGCTCGGGTCGATCGCCCCGGACCTCCTCGCGGGGGTCGTGCTGATCGCCACGTCGATCTCGTTTGCAGGGTTCGGGCTCGTTTCGGGTCGACTGTTCGTCCCCGTGGGCGGCCAGCAGTGGGGAATCATCCTCGGGATCGCGGTGGTCGGCACTGCCCTCCCGATCTTCCTGTACGTGACCGGTCTCGAACACATCGAGGCCAGCCAGGCGAGCATCCTCGGCACCGCAGAACCGCTCGTGACTGTGATTCTCGGTGTAGCACTACTAGACGAAGTGGTCACGCCAGCAGTCGCCGTGGGCGGGGCACTGGTGCTGCTCGGGGTCGCGTTGATCCAGACGGACGCAGCAGGCGAGGTTCGCACCCCTCAATGA
- a CDS encoding FAD-binding and (Fe-S)-binding domain-containing protein — protein MAGKPTESPTMDRGADPAEERRANYDYRGGSIHRPDLVEDLRPQVDGDVRFDEFTREMFATDASMYEAMPIGVVFPKHTDDVSAVVEYCAKREIPVLPRGGGTSLAGQTVNEAVVLDFSRYMNDVLSVDPDERLATAEPGITLAQLNDPLEAHGLKYAPDPAWGDKSVLGGAIGNNTTGAHSLKYGKADYYLEEAEVVLADGTVATLGEVPVDELAEQGDPDGNLEERLYAAANWILEEHAEEVKDRYPTLKRNVSGYNFDMLVDEAEGKRRLPDNSGLDPDSEPGTVNLARLLAGSEGTLAVVTEATVSLEPIPETKSVVMLTYDDVMDAMNDVAPILEHDPAAVEVMDDVLLDLARETPEFADVVDILPEGTDSTLLVEFYADSDADGKRKVANLLADRLPDATPTVDPDADAGNVMDDPVYAKQALEAHDAKTQKDFWTMRKAGLPILLSRTGDEKHIAFNEDTGVPPENLPEYVADVREIMEEHDTFASYYAHAGPGVLHIRPLINTKTVEGVEDIESIAEGITDLVVEYNGSISGEHGDGRARTQWNRKLYGEQLWEAMRELKTAVDPDWILNPGMVCGDVKLTENLRFGPEYEFDFPFEPTLNWENDNGFQGMVELCHGCAGCRGDQEHTGGMMCPTFRAAEEEVLSTRGRANMLRNAMNGNLDDDVLFSDEFVHEVLDLCVSCKGCMNDCPSGVDMAKLKAEVEYHYKRKHGGASFRDKLFGNAETMLKVGSAFAPLSNVAMRLPGVGAVMEKTVGIARERALPEFKRNTFTDWFEGRGGPAVPEADADRRVLFVPDPYTNYMYVERGKAAVRVLEAAGCHVQLPAGVTDTGRPAYSKALVDVARETARENVTRLAPKISEGWDVVTVEPSASVMFQSDYPDLLSGEGVDAVAQNSYSTLEYLDAFGLSENMSFGDVDESITYHGNCLHKATKKGHHAATVMATAGYDVEYLDSTCCGMAGSFGYEAEHYSLSQSVFAILRKQIDDSDGDTVVTTGASCTKQIGDGLGEKPSHPVQKVADALE, from the coding sequence ATGGCAGGCAAGCCGACGGAATCCCCGACGATGGATCGCGGGGCGGATCCAGCCGAGGAGCGTCGCGCGAACTACGATTACCGCGGGGGTTCGATACACCGGCCGGACCTCGTCGAGGACCTTCGACCGCAGGTCGACGGCGATGTCCGCTTCGACGAGTTCACCCGGGAGATGTTCGCGACCGACGCGAGCATGTACGAGGCGATGCCGATCGGCGTCGTGTTCCCGAAACACACCGACGACGTAAGCGCCGTCGTCGAGTACTGCGCGAAACGGGAGATCCCAGTACTCCCCCGTGGTGGCGGAACGAGTCTCGCCGGACAGACGGTGAACGAGGCCGTCGTACTGGACTTTTCCCGGTACATGAACGACGTGCTGTCGGTCGATCCCGACGAGCGTCTCGCGACTGCGGAGCCGGGAATCACGCTCGCACAGTTGAACGATCCCCTCGAGGCGCACGGGTTGAAGTACGCGCCCGACCCCGCCTGGGGCGACAAGAGCGTTCTCGGCGGCGCGATCGGCAACAACACCACGGGCGCACACTCCCTGAAGTACGGGAAAGCCGACTACTACCTCGAGGAGGCGGAAGTCGTCCTCGCGGACGGGACGGTCGCGACACTGGGCGAGGTACCCGTCGACGAGTTGGCAGAACAGGGCGATCCGGACGGGAACCTCGAAGAACGACTCTACGCGGCGGCCAACTGGATCCTCGAGGAACACGCCGAGGAAGTGAAAGATCGGTATCCGACGCTGAAGCGCAACGTCTCCGGATACAACTTCGACATGCTGGTCGACGAGGCCGAAGGGAAACGCCGCCTCCCGGACAACTCGGGGCTCGATCCCGACAGCGAACCCGGGACGGTGAACCTCGCCCGCCTGCTGGCCGGCAGCGAGGGAACCCTCGCAGTGGTCACGGAGGCGACGGTCTCGCTCGAGCCGATTCCCGAGACGAAGTCGGTCGTCATGCTGACGTACGACGACGTGATGGACGCGATGAACGACGTCGCACCGATCCTCGAGCACGACCCCGCCGCAGTCGAGGTGATGGACGACGTCCTCCTGGATCTGGCGCGGGAAACTCCGGAGTTCGCCGACGTCGTCGACATCCTCCCCGAGGGGACGGATTCGACGCTGCTGGTGGAGTTTTACGCCGACAGCGACGCAGACGGGAAACGAAAGGTCGCAAACCTGCTCGCGGATCGACTGCCGGATGCGACGCCGACAGTCGATCCCGACGCCGACGCCGGTAACGTCATGGACGACCCGGTGTACGCGAAGCAGGCGCTGGAAGCCCACGACGCAAAGACGCAAAAGGACTTCTGGACGATGCGGAAGGCCGGCCTGCCGATCCTGCTTTCACGAACAGGCGATGAGAAACACATCGCGTTCAACGAAGACACCGGGGTCCCGCCCGAGAACCTCCCGGAGTACGTCGCCGACGTCCGGGAGATCATGGAGGAACACGACACCTTTGCCTCTTACTACGCCCACGCCGGCCCCGGCGTGCTCCACATCCGACCGCTCATCAACACGAAAACCGTCGAGGGGGTCGAGGACATCGAATCGATCGCCGAGGGGATCACCGACCTGGTCGTGGAGTACAACGGTTCGATCTCCGGAGAGCACGGCGACGGCCGCGCCAGAACCCAGTGGAACCGGAAGCTGTATGGCGAACAGCTCTGGGAGGCGATGCGGGAACTGAAGACGGCCGTCGATCCCGACTGGATCCTGAATCCGGGAATGGTGTGTGGGGACGTCAAACTCACCGAGAACCTCCGGTTCGGCCCGGAGTACGAGTTCGACTTCCCGTTCGAACCGACGCTGAACTGGGAGAACGACAACGGCTTCCAGGGGATGGTGGAGCTGTGTCACGGCTGTGCCGGCTGCCGTGGCGACCAGGAGCACACCGGCGGGATGATGTGTCCCACGTTCCGCGCCGCAGAAGAGGAGGTTCTCTCGACCCGGGGACGGGCGAACATGCTCCGGAACGCGATGAACGGCAACCTCGACGACGACGTGCTGTTCAGCGACGAGTTCGTCCACGAGGTGCTCGACCTCTGTGTGAGCTGCAAGGGCTGTATGAACGACTGCCCGAGCGGCGTCGACATGGCGAAGCTGAAGGCCGAAGTCGAGTACCACTACAAGCGAAAACACGGCGGCGCGAGTTTCCGTGACAAACTGTTCGGCAACGCCGAAACGATGCTGAAGGTCGGCAGCGCCTTCGCTCCCCTGTCGAACGTCGCGATGCGGCTGCCCGGCGTCGGGGCCGTGATGGAGAAGACGGTTGGCATCGCCAGGGAACGGGCGTTACCTGAATTCAAACGTAACACCTTCACCGACTGGTTCGAGGGACGCGGCGGCCCAGCGGTGCCGGAGGCCGACGCCGACCGTCGGGTGCTGTTCGTTCCGGATCCGTACACGAACTACATGTACGTCGAACGGGGCAAGGCGGCGGTCCGCGTGCTCGAGGCGGCAGGCTGTCACGTCCAGTTGCCGGCGGGAGTGACGGACACCGGTCGGCCGGCCTACTCGAAGGCGCTCGTGGACGTCGCCCGCGAGACGGCCCGCGAGAACGTCACGCGGCTCGCCCCGAAAATCAGCGAGGGGTGGGACGTCGTGACCGTCGAGCCATCGGCATCGGTGATGTTCCAGTCCGACTATCCGGACCTGCTGTCGGGCGAAGGCGTCGACGCAGTCGCACAGAACAGTTACTCGACCCTCGAATATCTCGACGCGTTCGGGCTCAGCGAGAACATGTCCTTCGGCGACGTCGACGAGTCGATCACGTATCACGGAAACTGCCTCCACAAAGCGACCAAGAAGGGCCATCACGCCGCGACTGTAATGGCCACGGCCGGCTATGACGTCGAGTACCTCGACAGCACCTGCTGTGGAATGGCCGGGTCGTTCGGGTACGAGGCGGAACACTACTCGCTGAGCCAGTCGGTGTTCGCGATCCTGCGCAAACAGATCGACGACAGCGACGGCGACACCGTGGTCACCACCGGGGCGTCCTGTACGAAGCAAATCGGCGACGGACTCGGCGAGAAGCCATCCCATCCCGTTCAGAAGGTCGCAGACGCACTGGAGTAA
- a CDS encoding L-lactate permease: MVSAVELFLAASPLLIAGILLVGFLWPATRAMPLAWIAALLVGYFVWENSALWLTGASITGVITALTILWIVFGALVLLYTLMQAGAIDVINQGFAAISDDRRVQIILLAFFLATFIEGAAGFGTPAAVVAPLLLALGFPALAAVVAALIGHIIAVTYGAVGTPIVIGIRDPLDGPPYIDRIMEGAPYAGLDEAAAVTQFSNDVAAWAATYHALVGFVMPLFAVGMVVYFFGDPDDRSLEPVKEIIPLALFAGIAFSIPYWASAWFITAEFPALIGSMVGGGITVALLRRGYLLPDDEWDFPPREEWPSHWVGTIEPGAEGVQANVETEDMGLLKAWSPYIILVLLLVVTRVSDQISGFITDADLGVTIGDVTIGMVLVWEDILGTGLTDSIDWVNVPGFWLLLSAIIAIPLFGMSGQQVKDAWGEAAEKIVSPFIALVFVIAMVEVMLSSGLPAVDPETFAGTAAFEQSMIEVLAVATAGALGSAYPFIASLIGALGAAMAGSNTVSNITFGGFQFTAAQELGISTQIIVGAQAVGGAIGNLVAIHNVVAALATVGLVGQEGRVMRLNLIPLFYYALMVGILTMLFSYILFPGLF; this comes from the coding sequence ATGGTTAGCGCAGTCGAACTATTCCTCGCGGCGTCGCCGTTGCTGATCGCCGGGATCCTGCTCGTCGGGTTCCTGTGGCCGGCGACCCGCGCGATGCCGCTCGCGTGGATCGCGGCACTGTTGGTCGGCTACTTCGTGTGGGAAAACTCCGCATTATGGCTCACGGGGGCCTCGATAACCGGGGTTATAACGGCGTTGACGATCCTCTGGATCGTCTTCGGCGCCCTGGTGTTGCTGTATACGCTGATGCAGGCGGGCGCCATCGACGTCATCAACCAGGGATTCGCCGCAATATCCGACGACAGACGCGTCCAGATCATCCTGCTGGCGTTCTTCCTCGCGACGTTCATTGAGGGCGCAGCAGGCTTCGGGACGCCCGCAGCCGTCGTGGCACCGCTGTTGCTCGCGCTGGGCTTCCCGGCGTTGGCTGCAGTGGTCGCTGCGCTGATCGGCCACATCATCGCTGTCACCTATGGCGCGGTTGGGACGCCGATCGTCATCGGTATCCGGGACCCGCTCGACGGACCCCCGTACATCGATCGCATCATGGAAGGGGCCCCGTATGCGGGGCTCGACGAGGCGGCGGCGGTCACACAGTTCTCGAACGACGTTGCCGCGTGGGCAGCGACCTACCACGCGCTGGTCGGGTTCGTGATGCCGCTGTTCGCCGTCGGGATGGTGGTGTACTTCTTCGGCGATCCGGACGACCGGTCGCTGGAACCGGTAAAGGAGATCATCCCGCTGGCCCTGTTCGCCGGGATCGCCTTCTCGATTCCGTACTGGGCCTCGGCGTGGTTCATCACAGCAGAGTTCCCCGCGCTCATCGGATCGATGGTCGGTGGGGGTATCACGGTGGCACTCTTGCGGAGAGGATACCTGCTTCCAGACGATGAATGGGACTTCCCGCCGAGAGAAGAGTGGCCGAGCCACTGGGTTGGGACGATCGAACCCGGTGCGGAGGGCGTCCAGGCGAACGTGGAGACCGAGGACATGGGGCTGCTCAAGGCGTGGTCCCCGTACATCATCCTCGTGCTGCTCCTCGTGGTCACCCGTGTTTCTGATCAGATCAGCGGCTTCATCACCGACGCGGATCTGGGCGTCACGATCGGTGACGTGACGATCGGAATGGTTCTCGTGTGGGAAGACATCTTGGGTACGGGGCTTACTGACAGTATCGACTGGGTCAACGTCCCCGGCTTCTGGCTGCTCCTGTCGGCGATCATTGCGATCCCGCTGTTCGGCATGAGTGGACAGCAGGTCAAAGACGCCTGGGGCGAGGCGGCCGAAAAGATCGTCTCGCCGTTCATCGCGCTGGTGTTCGTCATCGCGATGGTGGAGGTCATGCTCTCTTCGGGGCTGCCGGCAGTCGATCCGGAAACGTTCGCCGGAACCGCCGCGTTCGAACAGAGCATGATCGAGGTGCTCGCGGTCGCGACTGCCGGCGCGCTCGGTAGCGCGTATCCGTTCATCGCATCGCTCATCGGCGCGCTCGGGGCGGCCATGGCCGGCTCGAACACCGTCTCCAACATCACGTTCGGCGGCTTCCAGTTCACCGCCGCACAGGAACTGGGTATCTCGACGCAGATCATCGTCGGCGCGCAGGCAGTCGGAGGTGCGATCGGTAACCTCGTGGCGATCCACAACGTGGTCGCCGCGCTGGCGACGGTCGGCCTCGTCGGGCAGGAGGGTCGCGTGATGCGGCTCAATCTGATCCCGCTGTTCTACTACGCGCTGATGGTGGGTATCCTGACGATGCTGTTCAGCTACATCCTGTTCCCCGGCCTGTTCTGA
- a CDS encoding LUD domain-containing protein, whose amino-acid sequence MVSRQSKEESSRAFIANSIERDGMVTSVVGTFTSKLDEIDVAVSQIERGELAETIDRVVRTPAVGVPVDVDGGSLPDVVEVEPTVDDVRAARTGVTPATLGIAEYGSVVLEADPFGSEVASLFPELHVAVLRESDVVGEMREAFEWLGPRLREDRSSEIIATGPSATADMGGLVRGAHGPEAVHVILLADRVEETVERGSETEVADE is encoded by the coding sequence ATTGTCTCGCGCCAGTCGAAAGAGGAATCCAGCCGCGCATTTATTGCGAACTCGATCGAACGTGACGGCATGGTAACGAGCGTTGTCGGGACCTTCACGTCGAAGCTCGACGAGATCGACGTGGCCGTCTCGCAGATCGAACGGGGAGAGCTCGCGGAAACGATCGACCGGGTGGTTCGAACGCCGGCGGTGGGCGTTCCGGTCGATGTCGACGGTGGATCGCTCCCCGACGTCGTAGAGGTCGAGCCGACCGTCGACGACGTCCGGGCCGCTCGCACCGGCGTAACGCCGGCGACGCTCGGGATCGCCGAGTACGGGAGCGTCGTCCTCGAGGCGGATCCGTTCGGAAGCGAGGTGGCGAGCCTGTTTCCAGAGCTTCACGTCGCCGTCCTGCGGGAGTCGGACGTTGTCGGAGAGATGCGCGAGGCGTTCGAGTGGCTCGGGCCCAGACTCAGGGAGGATCGGTCCTCGGAAATCATCGCAACCGGACCGAGCGCGACCGCCGACATGGGTGGACTCGTACGCGGGGCACACGGTCCCGAGGCGGTGCACGTGATACTCCTTGCCGACCGAGTGGAGGAAACCGTCGAACGAGGATCGGAAACGGAGGTCGCCGATGAGTAG